The Bacteroidota bacterium genome contains the following window.
GTATCTACTACAGGCGCCTTAGTCGCTGCAACGTGGTCAAACACATTGTCAGTGTCGAGTACATACGCCCCTTCACTGCCCATTTTTAACACCACCCGCTGTGCGCCCTGGTTTTTCAGGTAGCGCGCAGCCTGCTCAGCTGTGGAGCGGTCCTTGATCTGTATTCCGCTTAAAACGGTTGCCTCGTGCTGGTTGGGTGTAAACACATCCACGTGGTACAACAACTCAGGCAGGCCGGCATCTGGTACCGGGGCGGGATCCAGGATGATGGGCACGCCGGCCGCTTTGCATGCATGTATGGCTGCAACCACCGTTTCAAGGGGAATTTCGAGTTGCATCAACGCCACGCCAGCGGACGCCAGCAGCGTATCAAATGCCAATGGGGGTGGGAGCCTGACTGCTCCGTTAGCACCAGGCACAACGGTAATTGCGTTTTCACCCAGAGCATCAACCTGAATCAGCGCCACACCACTTGCGATATCTACACGGCCAACATGGGTTGTATCAATCCCTTCATCTTCCAGGCCGTCTCGCAGCTCATTTCCAAAATCGTCTGCGCCAATCGCGCCAACCATGTGGACTTGTGCCCCCAATCGGGCAGCTGCAACGGCCTGGTTTGACCCTTTGCCCCCAGGCACAGTAACAAAGGTGTGACCCATCACGGTTTCACCGGGGCCAGGCATTCGGCCGGCTTGCACAACCAGATCCATGTTTATGGATCCTATAACCAGGATCTTTGCTTCATTCATGTTGCAGTGCGCCTCCAGGGGAATGATACCCCGAAGAAAACACGCCTCGGGGCAGGCTTATTTATCAGCTTCCTGCAAAGTAGTGCTTTGCTGCCTGAGTTTCTCGTCGATGGCCTCGTTTCTTTTTTCCAGATCAGAAATAAGACGACGCAATGCACCCGTATCTTCTTCTTCCCGGTGCTGGATATCCCTCACCACCATCAACATCCCCATTTCGTCATCCGCCTGATCGCGTAAAACATGGATGGAAGACTCGACACGGCTTTCTGTGCCATTCAACTGAAGCAAATAATGCGTCCCCGTCCAGTGGCCCTTCTCGGCCAGCACCCGGTATGCTTTTTCCCGTTCTGCCTCATTTTTCCATACACTGGTGTATAGATCTTCCAACCGACAACCCATCGCCTTTTTATTGAACAGATTGTACCGTTCGATGGCTGCTTTATTGAGATAGGTCACCTGTAGATTTTGATTTGTGATAACAACCGCGTCTTTCATTTGGTTTAGCACGTCCGCTTTGAATCGGTCCCATTCGCCGGCGCGATGCTGATCGGTCACATCCACAAAGGTGCAGACCAAACCTTTGTCTTGCTCACCAAAACTGTACGGCTGTACCCGGATTTTATACCAGCGGTCGTTGGTGCTGTAGGCTTTGCGTTCGATGGCCGTTTGCGACCGGGCAACAGACGCGACCGCTTTGGGAAAATCCCAATGGAACGGAGAAGCAACGCTAGAAATGGGCCGGCCAATATCTGATCGCGTCAGGTTGAGCAGGCTGCCGGCTCCAGGTGTAAACATTTCCACCCCTCCATTTTCGTTAAGGAGCACAAACCCGATGCCACTATGGGCGATAATCCCTTCAAGATGCGCATAGGCATTTTGCAGTTGTGTACTCTGATTTTTGAGGTCTTTGTTGGCCCGAAGAATGCCATCTTCCATGTCCTTTAGTGCGGCATGTTCAGCCTGGATCTGGTCTTTTTCGAGAAGGGCCTGGCGCAAGCCGGTCTGTAGCTTGTGGTTTTGATCGACCAACTCGTCGTGTGCGGTTTCATACT
Protein-coding sequences here:
- the rbsK gene encoding ribokinase codes for the protein MNEAKILVIGSINMDLVVQAGRMPGPGETVMGHTFVTVPGGKGSNQAVAAARLGAQVHMVGAIGADDFGNELRDGLEDEGIDTTHVGRVDIASGVALIQVDALGENAITVVPGANGAVRLPPPLAFDTLLASAGVALMQLEIPLETVVAAIHACKAAGVPIILDPAPVPDAGLPELLYHVDVFTPNQHEATVLSGIQIKDRSTAEQAARYLKNQGAQRVVLKMGSEGAYVLDTDNVFDHVAATKAPVVDTTAAGDAFTAALGVGLARGWSLVEATRLGCAAGSLAVRSRGAQDAMPVWDDVADLL